Proteins encoded within one genomic window of Streptomyces sp. NBC_01314:
- a CDS encoding nuclear transport factor 2 family protein, with amino-acid sequence MSDTTDFHTSPAPADVVRRQYLASAHGDLEALRNTLADDVEWTEMAGFPLAGTYRTPHGVTSAVMEQLGKHWDSWTAHDDTYIVDGENVVVLARYTATNKATAKDIDVRVAHHFIVRGGHIVRFEQFVDTAEVRDAMQA; translated from the coding sequence ATGAGTGACACAACCGACTTCCACACCTCCCCCGCCCCCGCCGACGTGGTCCGACGCCAATACCTCGCCTCCGCCCACGGCGACCTCGAGGCCCTCCGCAACACACTGGCCGACGATGTCGAGTGGACCGAGATGGCCGGCTTCCCCCTCGCCGGCACCTACCGCACCCCCCACGGCGTCACCTCCGCCGTCATGGAACAACTCGGCAAGCACTGGGACAGCTGGACCGCCCACGACGACACCTACATCGTCGACGGGGAGAACGTCGTCGTCCTCGCCCGCTACACCGCCACCAACAAGGCCACCGCAAAGGACATCGACGTCCGCGTCGCCCACCACTTCATCGTCCGCGGCGGCCACATCGTCCGCTTCGAACAATTCGTCGACACCGCCGAAGTCCGCGATGCCATGCAGGCCTGA
- a CDS encoding C-terminal binding protein, giving the protein MLIVLADTVFPDSAIERNVLAEAGHELVIADSPDQAVELLPEADGVLTAFLDLSAERIHTMKRAKIIARYGIGVDNVDVAAAHSQGITVTNVPDYCIEEVATHTVAMLLSLLRKLPEADRHVRAGGWGVAGVRPLRRVSELTIGLIGFGRIGRLVAETLAPLGPTLLASDPYARSVPDRVRLVEQSELLAASDAVLLHAPLTPGTAGLIGTETLLTMKPGALLVNASRGGLVDLTAVTDALRDGRLGGAALDVFPTEPVDLPSISDIPNLHVSSHIAYYSEEALRESQHKAATQIVRVLAGEAPDYPVVPPKESE; this is encoded by the coding sequence ATGCTCATCGTACTCGCGGACACCGTCTTCCCCGACTCCGCCATCGAGCGCAACGTTCTCGCCGAGGCCGGCCACGAGCTGGTGATCGCCGACTCCCCGGACCAAGCCGTCGAGCTGCTGCCCGAGGCCGACGGCGTCCTCACCGCCTTTCTCGACCTGTCCGCCGAGCGGATCCACACGATGAAGCGGGCCAAGATCATCGCCCGCTACGGCATCGGTGTGGACAACGTCGACGTGGCGGCCGCGCACAGTCAGGGCATCACGGTCACCAACGTGCCGGACTACTGCATCGAAGAGGTCGCCACACATACCGTGGCGATGCTGCTGTCACTGCTGCGCAAGCTGCCCGAGGCGGACCGGCACGTCCGCGCGGGTGGATGGGGCGTAGCAGGGGTACGACCGCTGCGCCGGGTTTCCGAGCTGACCATCGGGCTGATCGGCTTCGGACGCATCGGACGCCTCGTCGCGGAGACACTCGCACCCCTCGGGCCGACCCTGCTGGCCAGTGACCCCTACGCACGATCGGTGCCCGACCGGGTCCGCCTGGTGGAGCAGTCGGAGTTGCTGGCGGCCAGCGACGCCGTACTTCTGCACGCACCTCTGACACCCGGTACGGCCGGCCTGATCGGTACAGAGACACTGCTGACGATGAAACCGGGCGCATTGCTGGTCAACGCGTCCCGCGGCGGCCTCGTCGACCTGACCGCCGTCACCGACGCGTTGCGCGACGGCCGGCTCGGTGGTGCCGCGCTCGATGTCTTTCCGACCGAGCCTGTTGACCTCCCGTCGATCTCCGACATCCCGAATCTCCACGTGAGCTCACACATCGCCTACTACTCCGAGGAAGCGCTGCGTGAGTCCCAGCACAAGGCGGCGACACAGATCGTGCGCGTGCTCGCGGGCGAGGCACCCGACTACCCGGTCGTTCCGCCGAAGGAGTCCGAATGA
- a CDS encoding fumarylacetoacetate hydrolase family protein translates to MRFARVGAAGSEIPVLLTAESSERGYDLRPLTTDIDGSFLASGGMGRAAEAVVEGALPQLELRGQRMGPPIARPHAIYAIGLNYRDHAAETGMDLPSEPIVFSKAPNSLSGPADDIVFPADAHRGDWEAELGVVIGKRAHHVSDPREAAQSIAGYVAVNDVSERSWQLERGGQWLKGKSYPTFNPAGPVLVTPDEVGDVADLRLTLSVNGERMQQGSTADMIFDPHYLVWYLSQFVMLEAGDLINTGTPAGVGMGKTPARYLHDGDEITLSISGLGSQRNRVRMTA, encoded by the coding sequence ATGCGCTTCGCCAGAGTAGGTGCTGCCGGGTCCGAGATCCCGGTGTTGCTGACGGCCGAGTCGTCCGAGCGAGGCTACGACCTCCGGCCGCTGACGACGGATATCGACGGTTCCTTCCTGGCGAGCGGCGGAATGGGGAGAGCCGCCGAAGCCGTCGTGGAGGGGGCGCTGCCGCAACTCGAACTGAGGGGTCAGCGCATGGGACCACCCATCGCACGTCCCCACGCCATCTACGCCATCGGGCTCAACTACCGTGACCACGCCGCCGAGACAGGCATGGACCTGCCTTCGGAGCCCATCGTCTTCAGCAAGGCGCCCAACAGCCTCAGCGGCCCGGCGGACGACATCGTCTTTCCCGCCGACGCGCACCGGGGTGACTGGGAAGCCGAACTCGGTGTCGTCATCGGCAAGCGCGCACACCATGTCAGCGACCCGCGGGAAGCCGCCCAGAGCATCGCCGGCTATGTGGCCGTCAACGACGTTTCGGAGCGCAGTTGGCAACTGGAACGGGGCGGCCAGTGGCTCAAGGGGAAGTCGTACCCGACCTTCAACCCGGCCGGCCCGGTCCTGGTCACGCCGGACGAAGTGGGCGACGTGGCGGACCTGCGCCTGACCCTCAGCGTGAACGGCGAACGTATGCAACAGGGTTCCACCGCGGACATGATCTTCGACCCGCACTACTTGGTCTGGTACCTCAGTCAGTTCGTCATGCTCGAAGCGGGCGACCTCATCAACACCGGGACACCCGCGGGAGTCGGCATGGGCAAGACACCTGCCCGCTACCTGCATGACGGAGACGAGATCACGCTGTCGATCAGTGGTCTGGGCAGCCAGCGCAACCGAGTCCGCATGACCGCGTGA
- a CDS encoding N-acyl homoserine lactonase family protein has protein sequence MKGTKMSLLDLGRMDVDDGFFIRGCGAATFSHPEAPSQLRHCAVIATVIEHPKAGPILFETGCAQNAREEWPAPAWEAFPRNVYEERHHLDKALEAAGYGIDDIKAVVMGHLHLDHAGGLEHFRGKNIPIYAHEQEIREHYYAVATKEDIGAYVPGDLDWQLNWQAISREEIELFEGITLRHMPGHTPGLMTMQVDLNNSGTFMLTSDLFHVRDLFEQGIPQGWLGRDSHSWWRSYRWMKLLQQRYDATMVYGHDATVLEELQRQAASFD, from the coding sequence ATGAAGGGTACGAAGATGTCCCTGCTGGACCTGGGACGGATGGACGTCGACGACGGGTTCTTCATTCGCGGCTGTGGCGCGGCGACGTTCTCCCACCCCGAGGCTCCGTCGCAGCTCCGCCACTGCGCGGTGATCGCGACCGTCATCGAGCATCCCAAGGCCGGGCCGATCCTGTTCGAGACGGGCTGCGCGCAGAACGCACGCGAGGAGTGGCCCGCTCCGGCGTGGGAGGCCTTCCCCCGCAACGTGTACGAGGAGCGTCACCACCTCGACAAGGCGCTCGAAGCGGCGGGCTACGGCATCGACGACATCAAGGCGGTGGTGATGGGGCACCTGCACCTGGACCACGCCGGCGGCCTGGAGCACTTCCGGGGCAAGAACATCCCGATCTACGCCCACGAACAGGAGATCCGCGAGCACTACTACGCCGTGGCCACCAAGGAGGACATCGGCGCGTACGTCCCGGGGGATCTCGACTGGCAACTGAACTGGCAGGCCATCTCCCGTGAAGAGATCGAACTCTTCGAGGGCATCACCCTTCGCCACATGCCAGGCCACACCCCCGGACTCATGACCATGCAGGTGGACCTGAACAACTCCGGCACCTTCATGCTCACCAGCGACTTGTTCCATGTGCGGGACCTCTTCGAACAAGGGATCCCACAGGGGTGGCTCGGGCGCGACTCGCACTCCTGGTGGCGAAGCTACCGCTGGATGAAACTACTCCAGCAGCGCTACGACGCCACCATGGTCTACGGCCACGACGCCACGGTGCTGGAGGAACTCCAACGGCAGGCCGCCAGCTTCGACTGA
- a CDS encoding alpha/beta fold hydrolase, translated as MIEPTGITHHTARLNGIRQHWVSAGSGPPVYLLHGFPETWFAWRKQIPVLAERFTVIAPDLRGYGATDKPASGYDKRTMAGDVIALMDHLGHDKIALVGHDRGARVGTRFAKDHRDRIDRLVVMDNIPTRVVAEAYDIALARLGYWFFTFLAVPDLPEALIAGREETWLTHFYRDWSYDPEMLTPEEIAVYVRAYQQPGAVRGSCMDYRAGGEDTAQDREDADELIDCPVLALWGADFDLVGKAFDVLKVWQQMAHTVRGRAIPQCGHLCQEERPDIVNAELLEFLSGWNNQHNQKGKRP; from the coding sequence ATGATCGAACCGACTGGTATCACTCACCACACCGCACGGCTCAACGGGATCAGGCAGCACTGGGTGAGCGCCGGTTCCGGTCCGCCTGTATACCTGCTGCACGGATTTCCCGAGACGTGGTTCGCCTGGCGCAAGCAGATTCCCGTGCTCGCGGAACGGTTCACGGTGATCGCGCCGGACCTCCGCGGCTACGGTGCCACGGACAAGCCCGCCTCCGGCTACGACAAGCGGACCATGGCGGGCGACGTCATCGCCCTGATGGACCACCTCGGGCACGACAAGATTGCGTTGGTCGGCCACGACCGCGGCGCCAGGGTCGGTACGCGCTTCGCGAAGGATCACCGTGACCGGATCGACCGGCTCGTCGTCATGGACAACATCCCCACGCGGGTGGTGGCCGAGGCCTACGACATCGCCCTCGCGCGACTGGGCTACTGGTTCTTCACCTTCCTCGCCGTGCCCGACCTGCCCGAGGCCCTGATCGCGGGCCGCGAGGAGACCTGGCTGACGCACTTCTACCGCGACTGGTCCTACGACCCGGAGATGCTCACACCCGAGGAGATCGCGGTGTACGTGCGCGCCTACCAGCAGCCGGGTGCGGTTCGCGGTTCGTGCATGGACTACCGGGCCGGAGGCGAAGACACCGCCCAGGACCGGGAGGACGCCGACGAACTGATCGACTGCCCGGTCCTGGCCCTGTGGGGAGCGGACTTCGACCTGGTCGGCAAGGCGTTCGACGTACTGAAGGTGTGGCAGCAGATGGCGCACACCGTCCGCGGCCGGGCCATCCCGCAGTGCGGGCACCTCTGCCAGGAGGAGCGGCCCGACATCGTCAACGCCGAGCTGCTCGAGTTCCTGTCCGGTTGGAACAACCAGCACAACCAGAAGGGGAAGAGGCCATGA
- a CDS encoding heme-binding protein produces MGSLSLSQAQSALEACLAKANDIGSPSSIAVLDDGRELLAFARMDGALLASAAISQAKAYTSRSLGCDTRDVEGLAQPGGALFGIHTAHLAVGRALITFGGGVLVTLDGEPVGAIGVAGGTPDQDHEIAAAGAAALAG; encoded by the coding sequence GTGGGATCGCTGTCCCTCAGCCAGGCCCAGTCCGCTCTCGAGGCATGCCTGGCCAAGGCGAACGACATCGGATCGCCGTCATCCATCGCTGTGCTCGACGACGGGCGCGAACTGCTCGCGTTCGCCCGGATGGACGGCGCGCTTCTGGCCAGCGCGGCCATCTCGCAGGCGAAGGCCTACACGTCTCGCTCACTCGGCTGCGACACACGTGACGTGGAAGGGCTCGCTCAGCCGGGCGGTGCGCTCTTCGGGATCCACACCGCTCACCTCGCGGTGGGCAGGGCCCTCATCACGTTCGGTGGCGGAGTGCTCGTCACCCTCGACGGCGAACCGGTCGGCGCCATCGGCGTCGCGGGCGGTACGCCGGACCAGGACCACGAGATCGCGGCCGCCGGCGCGGCAGCCCTGGCGGGCTGA
- a CDS encoding cyclase family protein: MSEPRTTLTDLVNTFELCAVFELEHPRYVGAPIFPAHWPGFVYTLHRHHEALGAGVRTSASGTITMQEHSGTHIDALCHQAVEMQMFGGVEVTPQVQTPRGFTELGAETIAPIFRRGVLLDVPATMGVEALEPGYLVTADDLALTERTQGVVVGDGDCVLIRTGAGSSYSKPEKYLAGAGISPEAARWLAARNPYLCGADNVAFDVPENSDPELGSLPCHVVLIYEAGIYIVENLQLEDLAASGNHEFLFACLPLKLAGVTGSPVRPVALVLP; encoded by the coding sequence ATGAGTGAGCCGCGCACCACCCTGACCGACCTCGTAAACACGTTCGAGCTCTGTGCGGTCTTCGAGCTCGAGCACCCGCGTTACGTCGGGGCGCCGATCTTCCCGGCCCACTGGCCGGGCTTCGTCTACACGCTGCACCGACACCACGAGGCCCTCGGCGCAGGCGTCCGCACCAGCGCGTCGGGCACCATCACGATGCAGGAGCACTCCGGGACCCACATCGACGCGCTGTGCCACCAGGCGGTCGAGATGCAGATGTTCGGCGGTGTGGAGGTGACCCCGCAGGTCCAGACGCCGCGCGGATTCACCGAGCTCGGCGCCGAGACGATCGCTCCGATATTCCGCCGCGGCGTCCTCCTCGACGTCCCCGCGACGATGGGTGTCGAAGCACTCGAGCCGGGCTACCTCGTCACGGCCGACGACCTGGCCCTGACCGAGAGGACCCAGGGCGTGGTTGTCGGCGACGGTGACTGCGTTCTCATCCGCACCGGCGCCGGCAGTAGCTACTCGAAGCCGGAGAAGTACCTGGCCGGCGCCGGCATCAGCCCGGAGGCAGCCCGGTGGCTGGCAGCCAGGAACCCCTACCTCTGCGGCGCCGACAACGTCGCGTTCGACGTCCCCGAAAACAGTGATCCCGAGCTCGGATCGCTGCCGTGCCACGTGGTGCTGATCTACGAGGCCGGCATCTACATCGTCGAGAACCTCCAGCTCGAGGACCTGGCCGCCAGCGGGAACCACGAGTTTCTGTTCGCCTGTCTGCCGCTGAAGCTCGCGGGGGTCACGGGCTCACCGGTCCGCCCTGTCGCGCTCGTTCTTCCCTGA
- a CDS encoding MBL fold metallo-hydrolase, with translation MSTLDFKVIDLDFPVGSKNKTATLITGEEQAFLIDAGFTRADGHRLVAEILDSGKTLTKVFISHADPDFYWGAEVIADAFPTAELLATPLVIEHIAAAYEGKLKAWEAVGANRPTRLVELAELTGDITFEGHVFQLKGGHPGLPDRHYLWQAEHRAIVAGVLLFQNEHVWVADTATPESRTVWIELLDEMAALAPAFAVPGHRLPTTTVDAGPIAYTRDYLTTFEDELGKADNGEALTKALVARYPDCGMLIAAQLGAKVAKGEMTWG, from the coding sequence ATGAGCACCCTCGACTTCAAGGTCATCGACCTCGACTTCCCCGTCGGCTCCAAGAACAAGACCGCCACCCTGATCACCGGTGAGGAGCAGGCCTTCCTGATCGACGCCGGGTTCACCCGTGCCGACGGCCACCGCCTCGTCGCCGAGATCCTCGACTCCGGCAAGACCCTCACCAAGGTCTTCATCAGCCACGCCGACCCCGACTTCTACTGGGGCGCCGAAGTCATCGCAGACGCTTTCCCCACCGCCGAACTCCTCGCCACCCCACTGGTGATCGAGCACATCGCAGCCGCGTACGAGGGCAAGCTCAAAGCCTGGGAAGCCGTCGGCGCCAACCGCCCCACCCGCCTGGTCGAGCTCGCCGAGCTGACCGGCGACATCACCTTCGAGGGGCACGTGTTCCAGCTCAAGGGCGGCCACCCCGGCCTGCCCGACCGCCACTACCTGTGGCAGGCCGAACACCGCGCGATCGTCGCCGGCGTGCTGCTGTTCCAGAACGAGCACGTCTGGGTCGCCGACACCGCCACCCCCGAGTCCCGCACCGTGTGGATCGAGCTCCTCGACGAGATGGCGGCCCTGGCCCCCGCCTTCGCCGTCCCCGGCCACCGTCTGCCCACCACCACCGTCGACGCCGGCCCCATCGCCTACACCCGCGACTACCTCACCACGTTCGAGGACGAGCTGGGCAAGGCCGACAACGGTGAGGCGCTGACCAAGGCGCTGGTCGCCCGCTACCCGGACTGCGGGATGCTCATCGCCGCCCAGCTCGGCGCCAAGGTCGCCAAGGGCGAAATGACCTGGGGCTGA
- a CDS encoding 4-oxalocrotonate tautomerase family protein has protein sequence MFTLPKRQRWRFVSSRTRSPAMPLLQVHLLEGRPASVKTELVRELTKVVERVLGSRPERISVLVAEYAEGHWSVAGEPLELPQAARHE, from the coding sequence CTGTTTACTCTACCGAAACGCCAAAGGTGGCGTTTCGTCTCATCGAGAACGAGGTCTCCGGCCATGCCCCTGCTGCAAGTGCATCTCCTCGAAGGCCGGCCCGCGTCGGTCAAGACGGAGCTCGTCCGGGAGCTCACGAAAGTTGTCGAGCGCGTGCTCGGGTCACGTCCCGAGCGGATCTCGGTCCTGGTCGCGGAGTACGCAGAGGGTCACTGGAGCGTTGCGGGCGAGCCCCTGGAACTGCCGCAGGCGGCTCGTCATGAGTGA